The Mauremys reevesii isolate NIE-2019 linkage group 1, ASM1616193v1, whole genome shotgun sequence genome has a segment encoding these proteins:
- the LOC120401433 gene encoding olfactory receptor 52R1-like, whose amino-acid sequence MSDSNSTDFTNPTTFILLGIPSLETAHVWMSIPFCTMYTIAIFGNFTILFIIKTEPSLHGPMYYFLCMLAITDLVLSTSIVPKMLSIFWFYSREINFSACLTQMYFILSFFFTQSGILVAMAFDRYVAICDPLRHSTTLTNPMVAKIGLAVVLRGIMLILPHLFLARRWPYCRTNIIPNTYCEHIAVVKLACADISLSSYYSLSVAFLVIGQDVFFIALSYTQLCVILAFYIPHLFAALTQRFGHNVPLHLRVLMANMYLLVPPMLNPIIYGVRIQQIRDRLLQLFVLPLLCLFP is encoded by the exons atgtcagattccaactcaaccgacttcaccaaccccaccaccttcatcctgctgggcattcctagCCTGGAGACAGCCCATGTCTGGATGTCCATCCCCTTCTGTACAATGTACACCATAGCCATCTttgggaacttcaccatcctgttcattatAAAGacggagccgagcctccatggcCCCATGtattatttcctctgcatgctggccatcaccgacctggtcctgtctacatccatcgtgcccaaaatgctgagcatcttctggttctattccagggagatcaatttcagtgcctgcctcacccagatgtacttcattctcaGCTTCTTTTTTACACAGTCTGGgatcctcgtggccatggcttttgatcgctatgtggccatctgcgatcccctgagacattccaccacccTGACAAACCCCATGGTGGCCAAAAttggcctggccgtggtgctgcgcgGCATCATGCTCATactgccccatctcttcctggCGAGgaggtggccatattgcagaaccaacatcattccAAACACATACTGTGAGCACatagctgtggtgaagctggcctgcgccgacaTCAGCCTCAGTAGTTACTACAGCCTCTCTGTGGCATTCCTCGTGATCGGTCAGGATGTGTTTTTTATCGCCttgtcctatacccag ctctgtgtcatcttagccttttacatcccacATCTCTTTGCCGCCCTCACACAACGATTTGGGcacaatgtgcccctgcatttGCGCGTTCTCATGGCAAACATGTacctcctggtgccccccatgctaaaccccatcatctatggggtgaggaTCCAACAGATCCGGGAtaggctgctccagctcttt gttctgcccctgctctgccttttCCCCTAA
- the LOC120398674 gene encoding olfactory receptor 52R1-like, whose translation MSDSNSTDFTNPTTFILLGIPGLETAHVWMSIPFCTMYTIAVLGNFTILFIVKTEPSLHGPMYYFLCMLAITDLVLSTSIVPKMLSIFWFNSREINFSACLTQMYFILSFFLIQSGILVAMAFDRYVAICDPLRHSTTLTNTMVAKISLAMVLRGIMLILPYPFLARRWPYCRTNIIPNTYCEHIAVVKLACADISVSSYYSLSVAFFVIGQDVFFIALSYTQILRAIFSLPTKDARLKTFGTCGSHLCVILAFYIPHLFAALTQRFGHNVALHLRVLMANMYLLVPPMLNPIIYGVRIQQIRDRLLQLFTHKGT comes from the coding sequence ATGTCAGACTCCAACTCAACTGACTTCACAAACCCCAcgaccttcatcctgctgggcattcctggcctggagacaGCCCATGTCTGGAtgtccatccccttctgcaccatgtacaccATAGccgtcttggggaacttcaccatcctgttcattgtaaagacggagccgagcctccatgggcccatgtactatttcctctgcatgctggccatcaccgacctggtcctgtctacatccatcgtgcccaaaatgctgagcatcttctggttcaattccagggagatcaatttcagtgcctgcctcacccagatgtacttcattctcaGCTTCTTTTTGATACAGTCTGGgatcctcgtggccatggcttttgatcgctatgtggccatctgcgatcccctgagacattccaccacccTGACAAACACTATGGTTGCCAAAATTTCCCTGGCCATGGTGCTGCGCGGCATCATGCTCATACTGCCCTATCCTTTCCTGGCGAGgaggtggccatattgcagaaccaacatcattccAAACACGTACTGTGAGCACatagctgtggtgaagctggcctgcgctgaCATCAGCGTCAGTAGTTACTACAGCCTCTCTGTGGCATTCTTCGTGATCGGTCAGGATGTGTTTTTTATCGCCttgtcctatacccagatcctcagggccatcttcagcctcccaacaaaggacgcccggctcaagacttttgggacctgcggctcccacctctgtgtcatcttagccttttacatcccacATCTCTTTGCCGCCCTCACACAACGGTTTGGGCACAATGTGGCCCTGCATTTGCGCGTTCTCATGGCAAACATGTacctcctggtgccccccatgctaaaccccatcatctatggggtgaggaTCCAACAGATCCGTGAtaggctgctccagctctttactcataaagggacctaa